TCAACTCCCAAGTCTCCTCGCGCTACCATCAATCCATCAGAAACCTCAAGGATTTCATTAATATTGTCGACACCTTCTTGGTTTTCTATCTTTGGAATGATTTGAATATGCGCTGCATTATGCTGTTCTAAAATTTCACGGATTTCTAGTACGTCAGATGCTCTACGTACGAAAGAAGCTGCAATAAAGTCCACACCTTGGCTTATTCCAAATTCAATGTCACGAGCGTCTTTATCCGTAATACCAGGCAGGTTCACTGATACATTAGGTACATTGACCCCTTTTTTATTTTTGAGCGTGCCACTATTCAAGACCTTCGTCTGTAATTGGTTTCGTTCAACCTTTGTGACTTCAAGTTCAATAAGACCATCGTCTAACAAAATCTTAGAACCTTCATGTACATCGTCGACTAATCCTGGGTACGTAACAGAAATAATGGATTCGTTTCCTGCTACCTCATCCATCGATACGACTAGATCTTGTCCAGCCTTTAGTTCAACTTCACCTTTTTCTAGTGTTCCGGTACGAATTTCCGGTCCTTTCGTATCAAGTAAAATCGCTACCGTCTTCCCTGTCTTTTGAGCAGCTTCACGAATGCTTGCAATACGCGCACCATGCTCCTCAAAATCTCCATGTGAAAAATTTAAACGAGCAACATTCAGTCCAGACTCAATCAGCTCTGTTAAAGTATCAACACTTTCACTAGCTGGTCCTATTGTACAAACGATCTTAGTATTTCTCATCATTTTCCTCCTATAACTTCACTCATATTTCTAATGCATCATTTATTTTTAAATCGAAAGCTCTTGTGAGAGCTGGTACATATCATTGTCAATCCTGTGTGGTAGTTCAAGGACTTCATTGATATCATGCGATACGATAGAATTTTTTTGAATACCAACCGCTTTGCCGGCTTCTCCACTCATAAGGAGTTGTACAGCTTTTGCACCTAATCGACTGGCTAGTACACGATCAAATGCAGTTGGCGAACCTCCACGTTGTATATGTCCTAAGACAGTTACTCTCGTTTCAAATTCCGTCGTATTTTCTATTTGTTTGGCGATATCCACACCGCTACCGACACCTTCAGCAACAACGATGATACTATGCTTCTTTCCACGTTCATGTCCGCGTAGCAAGCGTTCGTTAATCTCTTCAATTTTGTACGCCTCTTCAGGGATTAAAATAGACTCAGCACCCCCAGCTAACCCAGACCATAGTGCAATATCTCCAGCATTACGCCCCATAACTTCTATGATGTACGTTCTTTCGTGGGAAGTAGCTGTATCTCTAATTTTATCAATCGCATCAATTGCTGTGTTTAGCGCTGTGTCAAAACCAATTGTAAAATCTGTACCAGGAATATCATTATCTATAGTTCCAGGTAAAGTGATAGTAGGGAATCCATGCTCTGTTAGCTTTTGCGCACCACGATACGAGCCATCGCCGCCAATGACGACCAAGCCTTCGATTCCGAACTTCTTCAGCTGTTCAACACCCTTCATTTGACCCTCGTGGGTTTTAAATTCTTCACAGCGAGCTGAATAGAGCATCGTTCCTCCTCGATGAATGATATCACCTACTGAACCTAGTTCCATCTTCTCTATTTGTCCCTCAATTAATCCAGTATACCCATGATAAATCCCATATACTTCTA
This Pseudalkalibacillus berkeleyi DNA region includes the following protein-coding sequences:
- the pfkA gene encoding 6-phosphofructokinase, giving the protein MKRIGVLTSGGDSPGMNAAVRAVVREAIYQEIEVYGIYHGYTGLIEGQIEKMELGSVGDIIHRGGTMLYSARCEEFKTHEGQMKGVEQLKKFGIEGLVVIGGDGSYRGAQKLTEHGFPTITLPGTIDNDIPGTDFTIGFDTALNTAIDAIDKIRDTATSHERTYIIEVMGRNAGDIALWSGLAGGAESILIPEEAYKIEEINERLLRGHERGKKHSIIVVAEGVGSGVDIAKQIENTTEFETRVTVLGHIQRGGSPTAFDRVLASRLGAKAVQLLMSGEAGKAVGIQKNSIVSHDINEVLELPHRIDNDMYQLSQELSI